A part of Arthrobacter sp. B1I2 genomic DNA contains:
- a CDS encoding DUF4192 family protein yields the protein MFLTLRNKALGATLRVDAPAAGDPSVFARAMVSYLAADNQATSVLLAVYTNSPAGAAPRPFHSYIEAVIQEFEAAGTPLKDAWLVTAEHWRNLLCDSEAGCCPPEPLDSITDGHLNAELVFRGSSYQKTPGTSYAPFTGPAETAELIREAMPAMFAAELHTGRALWAEVLGRGDCPDPEKAAELLACFQRPDLRDAMFVNVIDPQRPNAEDCGNLLIGEGIAPDWNEVDRAQDVARTLIAATPEGYRAPLLTLIGWLAYLKGQATIAVEHFNLAIEDTPGYRLAEMMEELVKRGTIAPVAQDAATAYKRHR from the coding sequence GTGTTCCTGACGTTGCGGAACAAAGCACTGGGCGCCACCCTCAGGGTGGATGCCCCGGCCGCGGGAGACCCTAGTGTTTTCGCGCGGGCGATGGTGTCCTATCTCGCGGCTGACAATCAGGCCACGTCCGTTCTGCTGGCCGTCTACACGAATAGTCCGGCCGGTGCCGCCCCGCGGCCGTTCCATTCGTACATCGAGGCTGTAATTCAGGAATTTGAGGCAGCAGGAACCCCGCTGAAGGATGCGTGGCTGGTTACCGCTGAGCACTGGCGGAATCTGCTGTGCGACAGTGAAGCCGGCTGCTGCCCGCCCGAACCGCTGGACTCCATCACGGACGGCCATTTGAACGCGGAACTGGTTTTTCGCGGGAGCAGCTATCAAAAGACGCCCGGGACATCCTATGCACCGTTTACCGGCCCGGCAGAAACAGCCGAGCTAATCAGGGAGGCAATGCCCGCCATGTTCGCAGCAGAGCTGCACACCGGCCGGGCCCTGTGGGCCGAAGTGTTGGGCCGGGGAGATTGCCCGGACCCGGAAAAGGCAGCCGAGCTGCTGGCATGCTTCCAGCGCCCGGACCTGCGGGACGCAATGTTCGTGAACGTCATTGATCCCCAGCGGCCCAACGCAGAGGACTGCGGAAATCTGCTGATCGGTGAGGGCATCGCGCCGGACTGGAACGAAGTGGACCGGGCGCAGGACGTGGCCCGGACCCTTATTGCAGCAACCCCGGAGGGTTACCGTGCCCCGCTGCTGACACTGATTGGGTGGCTGGCATACCTCAAGGGACAAGCCACCATCGCCGTTGAACACTTCAACCTCGCGATCGAGGACACCCCCGGTTACCGGCTTGCCGAGATGATGGAGGAGCTGGTGAAGCGCGGAACCATCGCCCCTGTCGCGCAGGACGCGGCCACCGCATACAAGCGGCACCGCTAA
- a CDS encoding type II restriction endonuclease, producing MDFGDLADHFDGVAAKILSTVETVGRSSNQHELDGVKALQGLFGRPTERLVIPTRFLLVSDETDEPVAEDGTLTFYDARLNTPNRSEYRLYYPASVDAMKMAQPGDIVFIAKQKAGGALFIVAPSGSSIAAQLDWLFGTDVLERHGFSVRAGLEAGHDSLGLTAMYLLDMLGIAIEPANDAWLDRILAKFGPRFPTSAEFGAFARSTLPDLRPADDPDMVLMAWMEQEEILFRTLERHLATDTLDALYSDGHVDVDRFIEVSLSLHNRRKSRAGKGLENQLIALFDALDVRHTFNPVTENRARPDFIFPSINEYRDPNFPALDLTMLGVKTTCKDRWRQVLSEAKRIEDKHLLTLESPISPAQTDEMKDHRIQLVIPRALHEPYKQEQRQWLMSVEDFVVMARERDRQGPAQSALL from the coding sequence ATGGATTTCGGTGACCTGGCTGACCATTTCGACGGAGTAGCTGCCAAGATCCTCAGCACCGTCGAAACGGTCGGGAGGAGTTCAAATCAGCATGAACTCGACGGCGTTAAAGCCCTCCAAGGGCTCTTTGGGCGCCCCACGGAAAGGCTGGTCATTCCGACGCGCTTCCTGCTCGTATCTGACGAGACCGATGAGCCGGTCGCAGAAGATGGAACGCTGACCTTCTACGATGCCCGGCTGAACACCCCCAACCGGTCCGAATACCGCCTGTACTACCCGGCATCGGTAGACGCGATGAAAATGGCGCAGCCTGGTGACATCGTGTTCATTGCAAAGCAAAAAGCCGGGGGCGCCCTGTTTATCGTGGCCCCGTCCGGGTCCAGCATCGCCGCCCAGCTGGACTGGCTCTTCGGCACAGATGTACTGGAGCGCCATGGCTTTTCCGTCCGCGCCGGGCTAGAGGCTGGGCACGACAGCCTGGGCCTGACCGCCATGTACCTCCTGGACATGCTCGGCATCGCCATTGAACCAGCCAACGACGCATGGCTCGACCGGATCTTGGCCAAATTCGGACCCCGATTCCCGACCTCAGCCGAATTTGGTGCTTTCGCCCGTTCCACTCTCCCTGACCTTCGTCCGGCCGACGACCCCGATATGGTGCTGATGGCGTGGATGGAGCAGGAAGAAATACTCTTCAGAACCTTGGAACGCCATCTCGCCACTGACACTCTGGATGCCCTCTACAGCGACGGGCACGTGGACGTGGACCGGTTCATTGAGGTGTCCCTCTCCCTGCATAACCGACGTAAAAGCCGCGCCGGGAAGGGACTGGAGAACCAACTCATCGCCCTCTTCGATGCTTTGGATGTCCGCCACACCTTCAATCCGGTGACGGAAAACCGGGCACGCCCGGACTTTATCTTCCCCAGTATCAACGAATACCGGGACCCGAATTTTCCGGCCCTCGATCTGACCATGTTGGGAGTCAAGACCACGTGCAAAGACCGATGGCGGCAGGTCCTCAGCGAAGCAAAACGCATTGAGGACAAGCATTTGCTGACATTGGAGAGCCCTATTAGCCCGGCGCAGACCGATGAAATGAAGGACCACAGGATCCAGCTCGTCATCCCCCGTGCTCTGCACGAACCGTATAAGCAGGAGCAACGGCAATGGCTGATGAGCGTTGAGGACTTTG
- the dcm gene encoding DNA (cytosine-5-)-methyltransferase, producing MDNANTLLAQARARYTQRQLAEQLNVSDRTVARWESGETACPTMLAPALKELLGLRTAAGADDFKFIDLFAGIGGIRKGFEAHGGRCVFTSEWNKYAEKTYLTNFPDDQEDSHTFVGDIQPFPAEEVPDHDVLLGGFPCQPFSIAGVSKKNSLGRLHGFEDATQGTLFFDVARIINEKRPAAFMLENVKNLRSHDKGRTFAVIMQTLEEELGYEVHTKVIDAINFTPQHRERIIIVGFREPTDFSWDDLEIPPVGPKLHTILHKTDGTEPFLEWDGDRFFDHENDEVQAKFTLTANLWAYLQAYAAKHKAAGNGFGFGLVHPMGTSRTLSARYYKDGSEILVSQDGLRPRRLTPRECARLMGYEDTFRIPVSDTQAYKQFGNSVVTPVMSEIARIMTPHVLKIVNQPATVEPLSA from the coding sequence ATGGACAACGCAAATACACTCCTTGCCCAGGCCCGTGCACGGTACACCCAACGTCAGCTCGCGGAGCAGCTCAACGTCTCAGATCGCACTGTAGCGCGCTGGGAAAGCGGCGAGACCGCCTGCCCCACAATGCTCGCGCCTGCGCTCAAGGAACTGCTGGGCCTGCGGACAGCTGCGGGTGCGGATGATTTCAAGTTCATTGATCTCTTTGCCGGTATCGGCGGCATCCGGAAGGGCTTCGAGGCCCACGGCGGCCGCTGCGTCTTCACCAGTGAGTGGAACAAGTACGCCGAAAAGACCTATCTGACCAACTTCCCGGACGACCAGGAAGACTCCCACACCTTCGTCGGGGATATCCAGCCTTTCCCCGCGGAAGAAGTCCCGGACCACGACGTTTTGCTCGGTGGTTTCCCCTGCCAGCCCTTTTCCATCGCGGGGGTAAGCAAGAAGAACTCCCTCGGCCGCCTGCACGGGTTCGAGGATGCCACCCAGGGCACCCTGTTTTTCGACGTGGCCCGCATTATCAATGAAAAGCGCCCGGCGGCGTTCATGCTCGAAAATGTCAAAAATCTCCGATCCCATGACAAGGGACGCACCTTTGCCGTGATCATGCAGACTCTTGAGGAGGAACTCGGGTACGAGGTCCACACGAAGGTCATCGACGCGATCAACTTCACGCCCCAGCACCGGGAGCGAATCATCATCGTCGGCTTCCGCGAACCCACTGACTTCAGCTGGGACGATCTGGAAATCCCGCCGGTGGGCCCGAAGCTTCACACCATCCTGCACAAGACCGACGGGACCGAACCATTCCTCGAATGGGACGGAGACCGGTTCTTTGACCACGAGAATGATGAAGTGCAGGCCAAGTTCACGCTGACGGCCAACTTGTGGGCTTATCTGCAGGCGTACGCTGCCAAGCACAAGGCCGCCGGCAATGGCTTTGGCTTCGGACTGGTTCACCCGATGGGAACCTCACGGACCCTCTCCGCGCGGTACTACAAGGACGGCTCAGAAATCCTCGTCTCACAGGACGGGCTTCGTCCTCGCAGGCTCACGCCCCGTGAGTGCGCGCGCCTGATGGGATATGAGGACACCTTCAGGATCCCGGTGAGTGACACCCAGGCCTACAAGCAGTTCGGGAACAGCGTCGTCACGCCCGTGATGAGTGAGATTGCCCGGATCATGACCCCGCACGTACTCAAAATCGTGAACCAGCCGGCCACAGTCGAGCCCCTTTCTGCCTGA